The sequence below is a genomic window from Colletotrichum destructivum chromosome 4, complete sequence.
GGGCAGGGCAAACACCATACCCGCCATGAGGGCCCAGAAAGCGGCTAAGAGAGTTGCGCTGGGGTGAGGGTTCATAGATTGCGGTGATGGCCACTTCTGTAGGATAGATGTCCCTCTAGATGCCTAGACCATATTTACACACATATACAAAATGTACGAGCAACAAAGATGCACACAGTCACCAAAGAGCACAAAGATATGGCGGGGCCAGATTGAGAGGTCGATTTTTGTTTACTTCGTCTGCATTCTTGGTTTGAAGCTAATGTGTCCTTCTTTCCCATTCAAACAGGATGCTGCGATCGTCGCCGGCTGCCCACCCCCCTTGATAACCAATCCGCTCCACATTTGTTGATATTTGACGGCcatggggagggggagtcTCAGAACCCGTCGTCAATCTCCATCAAGTCGTTGTCAAGATCGTCGTCCATGCCGTATTCGTCTCCACCGTCGGCTCCgtggccatcgccggcgccggcgccggcctcctccagctcctGGATGCGCTCCAGGTCCGTTTTCTCCTTGTGCCTCATCAGGTCCTCGTAGCTCCAGGTGCTCACGCCCTCCTGATCCTTTGCCCGGAACGGCTGCGCCATCTGCTTGAGGAAGCGCCGGGCGCTACTGACGGCCATGTCAGTGCTTACGTtcgtgtcggcgtcgagtaGGCCTTGGTTGATCCACTTGGGCAGCTGCGCGCGCTTCTTCTGGAATCGGCGGTCTGCGAGGACCATGATACCGTAGTCGTCCTTGCCTCTTAGAACGCGACCCAGACACTGTGCGGCGTGGCGCATGGCATCGAAGGACAAGAAGTCGTTCTCGCGAATACGATACGTCTCGCGCAAGAACTCAAGCCTCGCTTTGAGTATTCGTGATTCGGTGTACTGGAACGGCACACCTATGCACAAGACAGTTCTGCCGTACTGATGGTCGAAATCGATACCTTCCGAGACCTTGCCTCGGGCGACACAAAGTaggacggcgccgcggccatTGCAGCAGGCTGTCCGATAAGTCTCCAGTGCAAGCGACGTCTCCTGTGCGTCGGGCGTCTCGACGAGGATAAGCTTGTACTTCCAAACCTCTTCGAGAATGTTCATGCCCTGCCACATGCTGATGATGGACTCCATATAAAGATAGGACGGGAAGAAGACAACCATGCCGTCCGGTGTGATCTTGGCAAACTCGGTGAGGAGAGTGCCGTAATTTCGGACAACACTCGGTTCGTTTCGGACCTGAAAACTGGTGGAGATGGAAGACTGGTCACTTCCGCGGGTAACAATCATGGGCAGGAACGACCTCCTTGCCAGGGTCATGCTGTAAGATTCCTGGACCACGGTCGAGAACCCCAGCATCTTGGGGTACATTTCAAGCGGAGACATGGTTCCTGACGTGATGATGACGGAGCTGAATCTGTCAAAAACTGGCTTGATCGCGATGGCGGCATCAAGACACGTGAAATGCAGCACCGGGTTGGGCacctctgccgtctccgaCTCGAAAGGCTCGAGGATGAGCAGGAAACCCTTCTCGTACGTTGCGACAAGAGTCGCAAAGGTGGCGACTTCCTGAAGAGGTTGATAGTCTTCAATATTGGTGAGCTCAAGGGTCCGCACAAGCGACGTGAGCCTCTCGGCACAGAATCTCAGAGGCTTTTTCTCGATGAAGGTATACTCCCTGAGATGGGCGAGAAAGGATGGGGGCGTCTCTGATATCGTGTGTCTGACCTTCATGCGGGTCTACAAGCGTTGTCAGCGTATAGGCCCCCTTGCCTCTTTTGCTATTCGGGCCGAAAGATGGACTTACCTTGAGATACTCAATGAATCTCTTCAGGAATGACACAAAGTGTTCGGCCCTCCTGATATTACCCGGAACCGCCTCCTTGAGCAAGTCGTCGGGCAGTGCTTCGGGCGTGTTAGCCGACCGATTGTTCAACGAATGAACTCTGTAGGACAGCTGGGTGCTTGCTTACCTGGATTCGACATGAAAGCGTCTTCCTGCCGCGCCTCATCAGCGCCACGGAGGCCCTCAACCAACTTTTGGTATTCATTTTGCAGCTGCTCTTGGTCGGTATCCCTCATCTCAGCGATCTTCCGTTCCAGATTCTGTGCTCCTCTCGTGGCCTTTCGCAGTGAGTCTTCCGTGATGTCTGTGCTAAGTGATTCGATGCAGACGTTATCGATGTTGTGAGCCTCATCAAAGACCACAATGCAGTCTTTTGATAGTTCCCGAGACACCCTTTCGGCAATCTTGGGGTCCAGAAGGTAGTGGTAGGAGTAGATGATGACGTTACAGAATTGCATCTTTCGGCTTGTTAGTGAAATGCAGACTCGGCCATAAGCGCGCCTTTGATTCTACTTTACCATGCGCCTCGCGGTGAAGTAAGGGCACTGCTTGTGCTGCTCGCCATATTTCAAGAGGCCGTCGAACGTCCAGACACCGTTGGGGATCAGATTGTGTGGCTCCAGAAGGTCCAGGTTCTGTGATACGTTAGTGGTACACAGAGTCTGGAGGTTAACGCAGGGCTTCACACACATCGTGGTAGACACAGACGTCAACATTCTCTCCAcgatccttcttctccttaACGAACCCAGCTGTGAGACTCCGGCAGCGAGCATCGACGATGGCACCACTCTTCTCCTGCTTGACCGAAGGATGTAGACACAGGTTTTTTCTACTTGTCAGTCCCAGGCCGCGGaactcctcctcttcgccgagcTCTTGTGCTCGGTACTTCATGAGGGCCTTCAGTTCGGCCAAGGCCTTCTCGATCTCGGACATGGTACCTGTGAACTATTAGGGTTGGTCCAAAATGATGGGGCACACATGATGCGCGCGTGATCATGTAACGCACGAGAGCAATAGATCAGTTTTCTGTGCTCGGGATTGTGTTGTTGGTATGCAACGATGAGTGAGAGCAGCGAGACTGTTTTCCCCGTTCCTGATGGCATCTCCAGAACGCAGTGCCCGCCTGCGTCCAGGGTTTCTGCATCATCCGACTGTTAGCTTCAGGCCTGTTTCACACCGAATGAAATCGATAGGACGCCGACTCACTTTTAAGGTCGCACATGTACCTGAAGCCCACGTATGGCCGATCAGCATTTCATGCCGTCAGCGTGTCTACCCGGTGTGTACTCACGCATATTGCTCTGGATAGATTCTGGGATATGGGAAAAGAACAGGCAGTTCACTGAGGTGTCGCTGTCAGCTGTTGTGCAAAGAATTTCGTGAAAGACAAGAAGTTGTCACTCACTCGATGAAGAACTTCATCTTCGAGAGGAGAGGCGGCTACGGCCAGCCAGTTGATCGATTGATGAATTGGGTCTCGAGTAAGTATGGAAAATAAATGACTGGCGTTGAGCCCTCAAGAAATGCGCAACCCCGTTTGCTATCAAATCGATCGTCTTCTTCCGAGCCGAAGCGGATCGGTGGCGGGTTGTCCTGGGATTGGTGAGTCGGAAGCTGGGTCGAGGATATGAAGGAAAGTCTTTGCCTGTAGATGAGACAGGAGAACGAGGCAATTGCGGTCACAGGCTCCAGCTTCAAAGCAGATATCTAAGAGAAAGCGCGCCTCTGTGTTGTAACAGTTTCTCCAGCCGGCTGTTGCCGTGTTGAGGTTGCGTTGTGGATGTGAAGACGGCAGGGAATGCCGCGCTGCGCCGTGGGCCGTGCCGAAAAGTCGTCTCGGTGACGTGGGTTTTGGTACCTACAGCAATCACTGAGGCAGCTTCCATGGGGAGCTattaggtacctaggtagcttCACACGGTGCCAAAACGTCGCGCTATCACGTGATCTGAGATTGCCAATGTACCTACTCTACCTCACCAAGGATAGCACAGACCAACTACTGGTTGGTGCCTGACGCGACAAGTCAGACGTGGTGGTGAGCTCTTTCTAAATATTTTCTATGCGTTCGACTTTTCCATGCGCAATCGCGGCGAAGAACTTCTTCTAGCGATTGAATTATGTCCCCAGCGAAACACAGACACTACTCATGTCTTCACGCACCTGGGGTAGCGACACCATCGGGTCTCCGTTCTGGATTCTGTCTGGTGCATCTCTCAGTTCTCATGATCCAGAAGCCGGTGGCTCGGAGGCATAGGGAAGTTAGTCACTGCATCGGCAAGATGAGGTTTCTCAATTTTTCTTGGCTACCCGCCCGACTCAGCATGGTGCTCACTAACATCAGGTACTGGCTTCCTACGACGGCCAAGCGGCAAAAAGCAGGCTTACAAGTCATGGTTCGGAGAGCTCTGAAGAACAGCGTGGTTAAGCGGCGCCCGGTAacgacgaaggcgatgaCCACAGAGTAATAACATAGAACAAGAAAACACGGGGGATAAATAGCAAGGCCATGTCACTCGTAACTTGCCTACAGGCCTACGAACTTTCGACTTGGGGTGAGGCTGTCGGGCAGAGGGCTCGCGACTTATGCGACTGTCAATAGGGTCTGCCTGCTATACACATTTCTTGTTACGCCCGGTGGTCCGTAGGTTTGATCTCCCAGGGCAGTCGGGGAAGGGGTCTGATGTATGTACTCAGTGCACACATAGACAGATCTACAAGGATAAGAATCCATCTAGGGTCGCGGGAGGCCCTCCCATTGGCATTTGAAGCGGTGGCCTGGACGTTGAATAATGTATTCATCGCTAGGGCACTTCTTCAAGCGACGAGTATACAGCGCCTGCTGCTACAAGGTTTGGGATGATGATCATCGCGTGAGATCCAAATGGTAGAGAAGACCGCATTGAACGAAGCGGATTCGGGAGTTCTATGAGGCCTTGAGCCAGATAAACCCCGCCGGTGTGGTGGTGCTGCCATTGGTGTTACGGGCTCGACAATCGTTCGCCTAAGATGATCATAGATAGGCTCGACGGCGCATGGCTGAACCCGACAGGGACTTCGCGTGATCCGATTACACACAAAAGCAGTATGACGCACCGGAAGCACCTGCTCTTGTCGAGTCACGGTCAGCACTTAATCAGACAGCACCTCCTGGCTGGTGGAAGGGAGCGCGCTTGACAGACACGCCGGGTCAGGTGGCAGGTATCGAGCTTTTGCGGCATAATGAGAAATCCGACAAAAGCGACGAAAGGCTGGCTACCCATTCACCAAAGTTCCCTTTGCAGCACCCCCCACCATGATGACTCTTGTTACGCCCGGCTACGCTCTCGCTTCGCGGCATCCTTGCTCCGGGTTCCAAAGTACCAAACCGAACGCAGGGATACTCGTGTCTTTCTGCACCCTACCTCGCAGTAGCGTGCCATCCGAGGTAACGTGAGTATGAGCAGACGTCGGAGGCCTGGGCGCAGGGTCTCGTAGGGCCGATTTTGTTCGGCATCAGccgtctctctttctttttctctctctctctcgcatGGTCATTTACAGGCGGACggaaaagggaagaagaaggccacAACAGTCATTCGGGACGTCCCATAGATATACACGGCGAGGAGCCTGAAGAGACCCGCGTCCGGAACGTACTGTTGCCAGTGGGTGTCGAATACAGTTGTTGCGGACAGGGCGGATGGCGAAGCGGAGAAGGATGCCGCCAGGCGCGGGCATAGTCACAATAACCGTCTTCGCCGCAGACGGGAGTTGGTGAGAGAGTGGACACGGCGCCCCAGGTACGCGTGTGTTAGCTCTGGCCGTCCTGTGCCTGGCCTGCAATCAGTGCCTGTGAAGGAAAAATTGGAGCGATGGGCGAGGATCGCGTTCCGACATGGCCTGTTTGTTTCTTTTGGTGGTTGTTGCGCCGATTGGGGCAGGCCACGGCGCTGCGGTGAACTCTTCATCTCGTCGTTTGTCAGTCAAAACAGACGGACACACGCATGGCCCGGGATAGCTGTGAAGATTGAGGGTTGGGGGGCGGCCTGACGGGTCATATTGCCTCCACTGGCTTTGCAACTTTGCACTCAGCGTCCTTACCTGACTCCTGGGTCCCGGCGAGCCTGGACCGCATCGTGAAGAGAAGCGCCAGACGTTCGTTAGGATGATGGCCCAGCAAGATTCGCAGCCGGGATAGCCTGGAAAGTGACAAAGCCAGGAACTTCGGGGATACCGGTGCCAAcatgggagggggggtggattATAGGAGAGAAAGATACTGTTGTTGGTTGGAAGCATGAAGGTGAGGGACACCGACttgaggagagggaaaggggaaggaggaaaaaTGTGGTGGTCAAAAGTCGAGACCAACAATGGAAGACCGGAAATTCCTCTAGCGCTTTTAACTCGCCACTGGTGTTCTCAGTCGACAATCACACGGCCAGGTTCCAGAGAGAGCGAGATGGAGGCAGGCAGTTGTCGAACACTACTGCGTGGCGACCCAGTTTCGCGGGACACCTCTGGAACATCCGGCCAGAGACATTTTTCATCTCGCTTCGCCAACTCTCTTTTCCCGACGCCCGTGCTGCACAGACCCCCGTCCTGCGGCCGACCGAAGGCTTCGGCAAGGGGACAAATTGAGTCCCCCGGGTGGGGATTTGACAGAGGAAATTTCCTCTTGTACGGAGGGACACCTTGTGGACAGAGAGGGGACATGATCAGTGAGTATTAGCCGCCTTTGACGATTACAGTATCAATGATTTCCCAATGAACCCACCCGAAAGTACCCTGCAGGAAGCTCGAAATGAGACAGCAGATGGGAGAGGCCCACTCGCGCGGCAACTGTTCCTTTGGATGGTTGTGTTGTCGATGAAGAGGCATTGAATCGAGTTCTGTGGCCAAGTCACCCACCAGCCATGTGGATTTCCACGACTTCATTCTGCCGACACACAAGTGCCTGAACTCCGACAACAAACCTTCTGCCACATGCCTGGCACCTGTCAAAACCAGGTACCTCGCTCTGCCTATCACCTtaccgccgccatcgtccaccacggcggcgtcaacCCCAAGCATCACACACCTACCCGCCTATATCTAGGTGCTCCAAGTGTTGCAGTACGGGTGCGGGTGGGGACGTGGGACGCCTGCTGGCGTGCCTGGCGATGGCCCCGGGTCTCGGAGCGACGCTTACGTCCGCATCACCACCACTCATGGCCCCGGAGCATACGCTACTTGCTGCCTCTTGAAGACTCCGAGCCGGCGCGTGCGAGCACACATACTGTCGCAAAAAACATCAGTGTTTGTCGAGTCGAATCCCTGACATCGAACTCCCGTCACGCAATTCTTCTCGAGTCGTCTACGGGCATCACAGCGGGCCGGAGCCTTCTCACGCCTGCTGCTCTCTATTCGTACTGAGGACGTACCATTCCAATGACGAGACTCCACATTTTGCCCGGACAAACTTGGGGTCCCCGGTAATGTGCAATGTGCAATGCTCACTTCGCGGCGTTGTGGCCCTTGGGACTCGTTGCTGACGGCCGAGTTAGCCGTTGGTCGAAGTAAGGTACTTTTGGCGGGTTTCCAGGCTCTCTACTGATTGGCCATTGGAGGTTCTGCCCGCTCGTCACTCTGGAGTCTTGACTTGCCCAAGAAGCCATTGATTGCAGCGCCATTGGCCCCAAGCCCCAAGCCGACGCCACTCAAACGGGCGCGTGAGCGCGGATGGCCACCAATGAAGTGGATGGCTCAACAACTCGTCAATATCGATATACCCAAAGTAGGAAGTTGCCAAACCAATGGGTATTCTGTGCGCAGGGTTGGGGCCGAGACATATCGAGTTCTCTCGTTCCAGGCACATGCGTTTTCCAGAAGCCCTCTCGATCCCTATGCAATGCGAGGCGCCAATTCGAAGACAGCGAATATCTCGGACTGCCTAACTTTCTTCTTGTACATTGTCTCCTTCCAAACCATAAAGCATGGCAGCGGGCGTGTCGGGAACGATTGTCTCATACCTGACATCAAGGGACGTAACGACGACGATCAAGGTTAAAGTTAGCGGCCCGTCATTTGCACGTTCGCGAAGGCGGGAGACACAGGCTAAACACTCTCTAACAATGAGCGGCAGGAGCCGGCCAAGTAGCAGCATCACAACCCGAGGCAAAGGCAAGCAAAATACACGACAGATCCCAGCATCTGTCTGTACCTTACAGTATGGATGCTCTGTCctggctttttttttccttttccagCCCACCACACCCCCCTGGGTACCGCCCAACAGGGCATCTGGGGCGTTGTTAGGCTGCCTACGATAGGTACCCTGAAGCAAAAGGCAGGACTGTACTGTGTACAAAATGCATACAGCACACGTGTATCCGTACacggcctcgcctcgcccatATATTGTACCTGTACAGCAGTAGTATCGATTCCCACATCAACATCAGCACAGACGCCAACGCTAAGAGACGGGTGGACGCAAGTTGCAACGGCTACAGGTCCGAAGCGGGGTTTCCCAAGTGAGACTGCTGGCTTTTCCACCTTGGCAGCATGAGGGAAGCTTCTCCGTTTCTGCGCGGCTGATCGTACACTGACTTCACTTGATTCAGCTGACACACATGCCCCAGGTCAGGGGGGGTTTATGtccgggggggggttccTTATTTTTTTGCCTTGTCCCCCTCCTtattttttccctctctttcttgcttctcATTTTCTGGTTTAGTGTCTTAACCTTAAGCCCTGACTTGTTCGATGCCACCAAATCAGTGGCTTGACATTTGTTGTCTCTTTGCTAACGACTACCTACACCAAAGGGACTGCTGACACTCAAGTCTTCCTCGCTCAAGACCTCTCGGGTGAGGAGGTACACAATTAGCATATGTACAAGGACATACATAGTAAGCGTCGGAATACATTGACAGATGTACCCTTTATAAATGGGTACTGTGTATCCGTAGATATCTACCTGACTAGATACCTGGGCACCTATCTTCCTGAGATGCCCTGTGGTACGTGTCTCTAGCGGCTGACTCCACCGCGGCCGATGTGGCTCAATCGATCGATAGGTTCTCCGCTTAAAGCACGGGCTGTCCGGTCTAGGTCAACATCCCCGGCCAGTCTTAATTAAACGGTTGGTTCCTGTTGCTCCAaccaccaacagcagcaaccgGACAAgaccttttttcccttccttcaTATTGAACCAACGGTCCCTCGGACTGACAGTGTGGTACAGGCGGATGCGGATACAGCACCTCGTTCCCAGTTCCTGGCAGGGAGTGAGTCTTGCTTGactggggggaggggccgaAAGACGCCGCACACAATGGACGAATCAACCGAGATGCACAACAAAAATGGCGATATGTACAGTCATTCAACCCGAGCATGGCTATGCAATGTATCCGACTACGCAATATTGTCCGTCACATCAGGAGTACCTGGGTAATCACGCAGCAAGCCCTGTCacctttccctttccctttccctttccctttccctttcccttccccttccaccTCTCCCCCCATACCCCTGATGCAGATGATGCCGTTGACCGGTCAAGCCTCGAGGGCTATATCCCGGTCTAGCCTCTAGGCAAGGCCCTCTCTAGTTCCCAAGTTGCTGGACTGACCAGTCATGGCTCATAAACGGATGGATGAATGTGCATCGCCTGCGTTGGTGCAGGCATTAATCGTACCACCGCCTGCGAGctgtttttgtttttatCTTACGGATACTCTCGTCAGGCTCTCGCACGTTCACGCTTTTGCCATGGACCGACCGACccatcacacacacacacacacacacacacacacacacctgcAAACCCGAAGAGACCGCAGGGGCAGTGTTGAAGAGGGCCAGGACGACCCAATTCCATTCACCAACACACGAACACATCCTGCTGGGCTCCTAAAAACGAGCTGTTCGGATTTCCCCCCCGCTGCACTTCGGTCTTTCTGGAAAGCCCCCGAGGGGAGCGACTCGCGACGCTCATCTCGTTTTCTTCTCACTCGATCTTCCTGTCTTTCTTCCACGCCAGGGTTTCTCTTTGGGCTGTCCCGTTCAGATCCGGAAGTCATGCCGCTGTCATGGCACAAGATATCACTCCCCGTTTCCTCGTGCCCATGGCCACCTTACTTCACTCacctttctctccttccgatacacccaccaccccctcACAGTTTCCTCTCCCACGTCTTGCGCCGCCCCCAATGATACCCCTCCCTGGCTGATGCCAGGTTGGTTGGTTGAATCCTTCGAAGGACGGCCCAACCACCAACATGACCCACGATTCTAGTCCGCTGGCCCTGTTGCTGCTAGCTTCTCCCTGTTCTCCTCGTTAGACTTGAGGTGGCTACCGTGGTTTCTATCAATGAAGTCTTCTTTTTGTCCTTTCGAGGGAGCGTCTTCGTCTGCGTTGTGCCCGCATTCTCCCGCActcgcttctctctctctcccctctctctccccggTTGCAACGACTGGAGTTACTTTCTCTACTGACGCCAAATGTGACTTGCCTTGGCACCCAACAGGCATCCCCTTATTTGTCCCTTCCGTGTTATGCTATCTCTGTACATCACTTTAAACGGTTACTGTCTATCCATGTTACCTTGCAAGCAGACCATTCTGCCTCCAAACATGGCCAGGCAGAAACAGGATTTTGGAGCTGCGATGAATGATATAAACCTTTCCAGAATCTGCCTTGATCGATGCAAGTGATACAAGCGCGGTTCGTCTTGCTCCTCCCTTCGTTATTATTGACTCTTCAGACAACTCGACCCTGCTGGCGGCGATCACAGCCCCTTCTACCCATTGAGCTTTACCCACCCACGGCCTCTTAGCCTGCTCCCATCTTCCGGATACTGGCTTACCTTaacctaccttaccttatTTCCCCCCTGCCCTGCACCACTCGCCTTGTTCTACACGCACCCATACGCTCCACAGCCTTACACACGCCTCCTTCCAACAGAACCCTTGCCATCTCCCAGTTTGCTGCCTTGGCTTGGTCCCTCCCCAGACGTGAACATATTCTTTTATAACCGTCTGCTTCCCCATCTTACCTTCTGTCTTTCAGCCTTCTTTGACAAGGTTGCCAATCAGATACGCAATCCTCTCGATCTGGTCTTATCCACACACTCCTCCCACTCACACAAATCCACACTCCTCCCAACCGGGAatcctccaccccccctcctcacctTGCAGCTCCTCATTGCGTTTTCCCCCAAACACCTTGTTGGTATATAAACCGAACTTCTGCGTCCAACAAAGCTCTAGGGGGAATCGATAAAGGAGCAGTAAACGGCCGTGGTCAACTCAGCCATGGACCTTACACCACCATCTCTAACAAGGTCGCCGACATCTCCAACCCGCACATATTGCCCATCAGAGCGCTCCTCATTGGACTACCCATCTCCGGAACTAGCAGCTCAACAGTACAAAATCACCACCTTGTACGCCGCCGGCCCGTTGTGTTCTGCAGGGCTAACAACCGACGCCGACATTTCTTTGCCGCCTTTGGACCCTCGAACAACCACAGATTGGGTCGCGTCAAGCATCATGGCaccatcttcctcgtcctttTCCATACCGAATGTCCTGTCAGAATATGACCAGTTTGCCGAATACGACTCTCCTATCCCAGCCTCGTACGGGTCTGAAGCgtacccgccgccgccctcccaTTCATCCGGTCCGGCCCACCATCCGCACTGTCTCACAGACTCCCCCGGACGCTCACCTGGACCGTCGTCCTCAAGGAGCTCTTTTTCCTACGCGCAGAGTGGCCATGCGGCGGGTTCGTTGGGCCCAAGGATCAAGATGGAAAACACCAATGACTATGGATCTGGAATCGACACCTCGCACTACGCCTCTCCCCGTTCGGTGCAGGCGCCGTACATGACGGATTCGGGCCCGTACGGCGCCTCACATCAACATTATCTGCCGGACACCCAATCTCCGAGTTGGTCCAAGGTCGAATATGGTGCCGAGCAATACTACCAGAACACGCCGGCAGTCGAGCCGGCCCCTCCCAGTCTAGAGGCCAGGCGTACGGAAGACTCAAAGCACAACCGCCCGAAGCGGGCGCCGCGGAAGATGACGTCCTTTGCAGATGCCCAGTACCAGTGTCAAGTCAAGGGATGCGGCAAGCTCTTCAGCCGCAGCTACAACTATAAGGCACATTTGGATACACACGATGAGAAGCGGGAGTATCCATTCCCCTGTTCCGTGACCGACTGTAACAAGCGCTTTGTTCGTAAAACGGACCTCCAAAGACACAACCAGAGCGTCCACATGAAGGAGAAGAATCACAGGTGCGACTACTGCGGACGACTATTTGCACGCAAAGACACACTTCGCAGGTAAGTTGGGACAGCATACGACGATGATTGCCGGTGTAAAAAAGTCTTACACTGACCTTCGGCTCCAGGCATATGGAAGATGGATGCTCCAAACGTTTCGACGTTGGCACCTGCGACCTGCGCGTCGATGGATACGAAGGAATGGGCGCGGCCAGCCGCAGCATGGGCGCGCCAATACATCCGATGGGATCGAGCTCCGGCCCCCTCCCACCGATTGCCATGTCGATGGGTAGCGGAAGCGGTTTGTTACATCCCGAATCATCGACcagcagaggcagaggcgTCGTGCCCGGCGCAAGCGATGGCGCGCATGGCGACAACTGGCAACGATGATGGGACACTTGGTTTGAGCCTATGAGAAAGGCGACTGGTGGGCTTGTCTCACGTATGTAAATGTATCACCAACTGGGAAGGCTTGGGAGGGTTCGGTTTGCATGTACATGATCATTTGCTGCGTAGATACCTGGGGTACGGCGTTGAAACATCGCGGGGGACGACGGAACATTGCAATGATGGCCTGTGCTTGGCCGAGCTGTGATTAGGACTAGGGAATATCGATCCTGCAAGGCTGCGAATGGCAGCCTTGTTGCAACGCGTCGCCGAAGAGAAGATAAGCATGATACTCGAAGCGTATTTCCATGGCCATCGCTCAGATACAATCTGACCGCTGCATTCTACAGGTGCCGGAGCCGAAGGAGGTGGAGAGCTCGAGACGGAAACGCGGAgccgggggtgggggggcACAGGGTATCAAGAAAGTCGTTGTGCGGAC
It includes:
- a CDS encoding Putative RAD3/XPD family, helicase-like, DEXD box c2 type, ATP-dependent helicase, with protein sequence MKFFIDELPVLFPYPRIYPEQYAYMCDLKKTLDAGGHCVLEMPSGTGKTVSLLSLIVAYQQHNPEHRKLIYCSRTMSEIEKALAELKALMKYRAQELGEEEEFRGLGLTSRKNLCLHPSVKQEKSGAIVDARCRSLTAGFVKEKKDRGENVDVCVYHDNLDLLEPHNLIPNGVWTFDGLLKYGEQHKQCPYFTARRMMQFCNVIIYSYHYLLDPKIAERVSRELSKDCIVVFDEAHNIDNVCIESLSTDITEDSLRKATRGAQNLERKIAEMRDTDQEQLQNEYQKLVEGLRGADEARQEDAFMSNPALPDDLLKEAVPGNIRRAEHFVSFLKRFIEYLKTRMKVRHTISETPPSFLAHLREYTFIEKKPLRFCAERLTSLVRTLELTNIEDYQPLQEVATFATLVATYEKGFLLILEPFESETAEVPNPVLHFTCLDAAIAIKPVFDRFSSVIITSGTMSPLEMYPKMLGFSTVVQESYSMTLARRSFLPMIVTRGSDQSSISTSFQVRNEPSVVRNYGTLLTEFAKITPDGMVVFFPSYLYMESIISMWQGMNILEEVWKYKLILVETPDAQETSLALETYRTACCNGRGAVLLCVARGKVSEGIDFDHQYGRTVLCIGVPFQYTESRILKARLEFLRETYRIRENDFLSFDAMRHAAQCLGRVLRGKDDYGIMVLADRRFQKKRAQLPKWINQGLLDADTNVSTDMAVSSARRFLKQMAQPFRAKDQEGVSTWSYEDLMRHKEKTDLERIQELEEAGAGAGDGHGADGGDEYGMDDDLDNDLMEIDDGF
- a CDS encoding Putative Zinc finger C2H2-type, whose amino-acid sequence is MDLTPPSLTRSPTSPTRTYCPSERSSLDYPSPELAAQQYKITTLYAAGPLCSAGLTTDADISLPPLDPRTTTDWVASSIMAPSSSSFSIPNVLSEYDQFAEYDSPIPASYGSEAYPPPPSHSSGPAHHPHCLTDSPGRSPGPSSSRSSFSYAQSGHAAGSLGPRIKMENTNDYGSGIDTSHYASPRSVQAPYMTDSGPYGASHQHYLPDTQSPSWSKVEYGAEQYYQNTPAVEPAPPSLEARRTEDSKHNRPKRAPRKMTSFADAQYQCQVKGCGKLFSRSYNYKAHLDTHDEKREYPFPCSVTDCNKRFVRKTDLQRHNQSVHMKEKNHRCDYCGRLFARKDTLRRHMEDGCSKRFDVGTCDLRVDGYEGMGAASRSMGAPIHPMGSSSGPLPPIAMSMGSGSGLLHPESSTSRGRGVVPGASDGAHGDNWQR